The DNA window CGCTTGTAGGAGATGCCCAATAGGAGATGCCCAATAGGAGATGCCCAGTCGGCCGAGCAGCTTCGAGAATCCTCCTCGGGCGGATGATGTCTTTAGGGATGTCTCCGATCGAATCCATGTTCTGGGCAGGAGCCCCAAGGTCCAGCGCGTCCGATCGAGACCCGCGCTGCGCGGGGTGCGGCGCACCAGGTAAAGTACCTCTTCCCGGGCCTCCTCCTCCAGGCTGTGCTCAGGGGAAAAGCGGGCCTAAAGCCTGCGGCCTTCCTCGACGTATAAGGCAGCAATTCCGTGATCCTGCCAGTCGTGACAGGAGGTGTAGACAGTATCGGGGACGCGGGACTGCAGGAGTACGGGACTGCAAAAGACCCTCGCGGGCAACTTTGCGGCTGGACCAACCGTCGTCGATCTTCAAGAGAGCAGCGGCGCGTTCCCGCATATGTTCCCGCACATGCGGCTTGTCGTGGCGCTTGCGAGCATCGCAGAGCGTGCGTCGTTCAGGGTCGGTCAGGTCGGGTCAGCGCGGAGGGCATGGGCAGAAGGGTCGGCGTGAGAGAATAGCGTGATGACAGGTGCTGATTCTCACGGTAACACAGCCCACATGTTAGAGTATTGAGGATGCGTGAAGGAGCAGTAAACCCTCCGGATTCATCCGGGAAATACACGGACTCCTTCACAGTGAGAAGTCGAACGCAATGTGAGGCTTCTCTCCCGGAACACCGGCCATGAGGGTCTGTTGATTGAGTGATGCCAATCAACAAAGAACCATACCGCAGAGGCCGTCACGCCGTCCATGCGGTGAAGTACCACTTCGTGTTCTGCCCTAAACGTCGGGCGAGTGTTCTCAAAGACGAAGTGGCAAACCGCTTGGGAAAGGTGCTTCATGAAGTGGCTGAAGAACATGACTGGGAGATCAATTCCCTTGCGATTCGGCCCGATCATGTTCATCTCTTCGTCCAGGCAGACACTCGACACGCTCCCTACCAAGTAATCCATCGATTCAAGGGAACCAGTGCTCACGTTCTTCGAGACGAGTTCGACCATCTGCATAGACTTCCATCTCTCTGGACCCGCTCCTACTTTGTCAGCACGACCGGCAAAGCGGGTGAGCAAGTCGTCCAGCAGTATATCGAAGATCAATCCTGACGCATGTACCTGACCCGCAAATTCCATATCGAGGGCACCGAGCAGCTTGAACGGCTGTCTCGCTCGTCTGCGGATCTGTGGAACTCGATCTGCAAGTGGTACTGGCGTACTGTCGACCGTCAAGACCACTGGCTCTCGAAGACGGCGATGCGTCGGTGGCACTGCAAGGGTCACGACGTGCTGCCGTCTCAGACGGCCCAGGAAGTTGCAGAGCAGTTCTACGAAGCGATTGACTCCTGGCATGACAACGACCGGAAGGGTGATCCTCCGAAGCGCTCGGACAAAACCTACAACGTACTCCGATGGACGTACCAGGGCGTCACGCTCCGAGATGACGGTGTGCTTCGACTGTCTACGAAGCGTGGAGACGACTCGATTCTGATTGACTGGCCCGCCCGTGAAGAACCTCGCACCGTCGAGATCGGCAAGACCTCGGGTGGTTTTGTCGTTCGTGCTCAGTATGACACAGAGCCCGTTGATCGGACGACCGGAAATAAGGTTGCCGGGATCGATCTCGGAGAGAAGCACCTCGCCGCTGTCTTCACGGGCGGGGATGCCTTCACGGTCAACGGTGGTGAGCTTCGAGCCCTTCGTCACTATCAGAACAGCCTCAAGGCCAAGCTCAACGCGAAGATAGACCGCAAAGAGCGCGGTTCGAATCGCTGGAATAAGCTGGTCGAGACGAAGCAAGAACAACTGGACCACATCGATAACAAGATCACGGATCTCCTTCACAAATTGTCGAGGAAGACCGTGGAGATGCTCCTTGAACGAGGTGTCTCTGCGGTCGCAATCGGCGATGTTCGCGGCATCCGTGATCGGATGGGCTACGGAACGAAAATGAACCAACGCCTCCACCAGTGGGCCTATGGCGAGTTTGCTCGGATGATCGAGTACAAAGCCAAGCTCGCTGGAATCACGGTTGAACGTGTTGATGAGGCATACACGTCCCAAGAATGCCCACACTGCGGCCACCGAAAAAAGTCGAGTGGACGGAGCTATACGTGCAGTGGGTGTGGTTTTCATGGGCATCGGGACGTTGTAGGTGCTGCGAACATTCGAAGGAAGTATGTCGGGTCTGACGATCAGACCCGTCTACCTGGGGTCATGGCTTCCCCCTCGGGAGTGAGGTTTCGCCCTCACCTCTCGTGTAGCTCGCGGAGCAGGCGTAGGACCTCACGGCAGCCTGTGTAGAACGCGAAGAATCTCCCGGCTTCAGCCGGGGGAGAAGTCAACGAAGGTCATCCCGTGTGGTCGTCCGTCGACCGCGGTCGCCGCACATAAAGGCAACCACTTCCGCGATCAACTCAATAGCTTTAAAGTGCAGCCTGAAGGTCTACGTTGTGCCCAGGGAGGACCTGATTATTTTGAAAATTGCGTGGGCGAAGGACTCTCGATTCAAGGTCCAGGAGCGCGCCGTTCGAAACCTACTGGCGACTGACCACGACGAAGACGACGTGGAGCACTGGCTGAGAGAACTGGATCTTCATGACTTCGCGGAACGCTGGCTGGCATGAACGACACCACTCCCCAGATGCAGGACCTCCATTGGGACCTACTCATGGCCCGATCGAATGAGGAGCGCTTCCAGATGGGCATCTCCATGTGCCAGACGGCCCGTACGATCGTCTGGTCATCCCTCCCCGAGGACCTCAGTCCAACCGAGCGCTGCGTCCAGTTCTTTCTGCGCTACTACGGCGACGACTTGCCGCCGGACCGGTGCGACGAAATCGTGGCTGAGATGCGGTCCCACGACGAGAAGACGACGTAAGACACTCCTTGTTGGGACTCCCCATCAGATCCAGAAGGAAGGCTCACGACTGGCCCTGTGGGTCCGGTATGTATGTATCAGGCGTGTGCGCCGCCGCGGCAGGCGATCATGGGACCGCCCCGTCCGTTCGGGGCCCGAATAAAATACACAAAAGACGAGAGCGCACATTCCAGAGGAGAAGTCCCCTCGGCTCTACAGATGCGCCGGCACCCACTGGACAATCCGTTCGATGGCGTTCTGGAATCCCTCCAGGTATTCTGCCCCCTGATGTCCCGCGGGTGAGGGGACCTGAATCCGGTTCGCGTCGAACGCTCCCCCGAATTCTTCGAACAAGTCGCGGGCGCGGGTACTGGCCATGTACTTGCTCAAAGATTCCGCCTCGTGGGCCCACTCTCGGACCCGCGTCAGAAAGGCAAAGACCTGTGCCCAATACCTCCACTTCGGGACACCAGTCTCTCGAGTCTGTTCGGCAGTTTCGGATCTGTGGAGGAGGGCCATCCACGAACGAACAGGCGCCCGGTACTCTGCCGGTCGCCCCCCGCTTTTCTCAATGAAATCGGCCCGCACAAGGTCTTCGAGAGCACCACTGATGGTGGCCCGGGAGTACCCGGTGGCCTCAGTCGCCTGTCTGGTCGTTGCCGTCTGGCCCTCGATTCCCAGAAGGAAGGCAAGAACGTCGGCCTTTGCGCTTACCCCGAACCCCGCTCGCAACTGGAGAAGGAGGGAGGCGGGGGAGCGAAGCTGAGGATCCTCGGGACCCTTGCGGTCTCGCTCGGAGTCATTTTTGGTTCCCTCACTGGCGTATTTCTTCCACCGCTTGTCCCCGGCCCGGGTGGCCCAGCGGCTATACTCGTGGAGGCGCTCCTGTACGTCTGGGGGGAAGTCCTTTGCGAGCGTCTTTGTCCGCTGCACGCTCAAAAGGCCCGACCCGACCTCGGCCCACCATCTCGCAAGGTCCCGAAGTCGACGCTCTTCCGGAATCAGGTGGAGGGACAGGAGAAGCAGGGCTTCTGGGTCGATGATCGCGGAGGCGCTCCGGCCTTCGTGAAGCGTGCCTGCTCCGAGCGCGGACCACTGTGCCCAGGCGGCCCGAGCGCCGATCTCCCCTAAACGCTCCTTGAGGCTACTCAATGTCATCTCGGACATGGCGGATCACCTGGTCGATGTGATCTGCGACAATGGGAGATGGGTCTTCGGACGTGGCCCACCCCCGAGCCTCCTCAAGTTCCTCCTCGGTTGGGTTCAATCGGACCAGATCCTGGTAGTGGACACTTTGAGGGCCTCCCTGATCAACAGCTGCGAGAAGCTTCAGCGCAATGAGGGGCCGGCGCCCCGCAACGCCGACCCGAAGCCCTCCGAAGCGGTGCCACGTGAGGTTCTCTTCAAGGGAGGGTGGAAGGCTCGTTTCCCACTGGTTGGCGACCGCCGTATTCAACCACCCTGATGGAAGTCCAAAGTCCCGTGCCACCCGCTGCACGGCCGCCATGAGCGCGTCGGGCATCGGGTCCGGAGGAATCAGTATGGGACCACCCTCGTCTTCTTCCGCCCGGGCGATCACGTCCACATCGTCGGTTGCCCGGTCTACGAGGCCGGCGAGATTGAGACTTACGCCTCCTACGATGACAATGCGTACCGTTTTGCCCTTTGCTTCGAGGAGCTGCCCCACCGCAGCGAGAACCTCCCTGAGCTGGTCAGATCCGATCATGTCTGAATGTCAGATTATCTAGGCATTTCTGGTAGATAATCTAACACTCAGAGAGGGTGATAGCAACTTCTCTCCTTCTTAGGGGAGATGCCCCCGCAGGAAGGAATCCCAGAGTCGGTCGTGGATGCGAATCGGGTTTGCTCGACCGGGCTAACGAGAGCGTCCTCCAAGTGGAATCGGGCATCTCAAAGATGAGAGATCAGGAAGTCTGGCGGTACAACTTCGAGAGGTATATCCCTGAGAAAGCCGCCGCTGGGACCCCATCGCGG is part of the Salinibacter ruber DSM 13855 genome and encodes:
- the tnpA gene encoding IS200/IS605 family transposase produces the protein MPINKEPYRRGRHAVHAVKYHFVFCPKRRASVLKDEVANRLGKVLHEVAEEHDWEINSLAIRPDHVHLFVQADTRHAPYQVIHRFKGTSAHVLRDEFDHLHRLPSLWTRSYFVSTTGKAGEQVVQQYIEDQS
- a CDS encoding RNA-guided endonuclease InsQ/TnpB family protein, with product MYLTRKFHIEGTEQLERLSRSSADLWNSICKWYWRTVDRQDHWLSKTAMRRWHCKGHDVLPSQTAQEVAEQFYEAIDSWHDNDRKGDPPKRSDKTYNVLRWTYQGVTLRDDGVLRLSTKRGDDSILIDWPAREEPRTVEIGKTSGGFVVRAQYDTEPVDRTTGNKVAGIDLGEKHLAAVFTGGDAFTVNGGELRALRHYQNSLKAKLNAKIDRKERGSNRWNKLVETKQEQLDHIDNKITDLLHKLSRKTVEMLLERGVSAVAIGDVRGIRDRMGYGTKMNQRLHQWAYGEFARMIEYKAKLAGITVERVDEAYTSQECPHCGHRKKSSGRSYTCSGCGFHGHRDVVGAANIRRKYVGSDDQTRLPGVMASPSGVRFRPHLSCSSRSRRRTSRQPV
- a CDS encoding MarR family transcriptional regulator, with the translated sequence MSEMTLSSLKERLGEIGARAAWAQWSALGAGTLHEGRSASAIIDPEALLLLSLHLIPEERRLRDLARWWAEVGSGLLSVQRTKTLAKDFPPDVQERLHEYSRWATRAGDKRWKKYASEGTKNDSERDRKGPEDPQLRSPASLLLQLRAGFGVSAKADVLAFLLGIEGQTATTRQATEATGYSRATISGALEDLVRADFIEKSGGRPAEYRAPVRSWMALLHRSETAEQTRETGVPKWRYWAQVFAFLTRVREWAHEAESLSKYMASTRARDLFEEFGGAFDANRIQVPSPAGHQGAEYLEGFQNAIERIVQWVPAHL
- a CDS encoding DUF6036 family nucleotidyltransferase, whose amino-acid sequence is MIGSDQLREVLAAVGQLLEAKGKTVRIVIVGGVSLNLAGLVDRATDDVDVIARAEEDEGGPILIPPDPMPDALMAAVQRVARDFGLPSGWLNTAVANQWETSLPPSLEENLTWHRFGGLRVGVAGRRPLIALKLLAAVDQGGPQSVHYQDLVRLNPTEEELEEARGWATSEDPSPIVADHIDQVIRHVRDDIE